The following coding sequences are from one Aethina tumida isolate Nest 87 chromosome 2, icAetTumi1.1, whole genome shotgun sequence window:
- the LOC109598868 gene encoding uncharacterized protein LOC109598868, with product MKVLLLALVLVYVNVDARSLSAKSKSVLDEIPEQDQQTFIKKQLLIGYLLQNQDIAITVSNDVTLDIYNYYLTNNLITDKERLQALGDTICFPNGDCIDPDDPGVYPFSKKE from the exons ATGAAGGTGCTACTGTTGGCACTCGTGCTGGTCTACGTTAATGTGGACGCCAGGTCTTTAAGTGCTAAGTCCAAGAGTGTTTTGGATGAAATACCTGAACAAG ACCAACAAACTTTTATCAAGAAACAGTTGCTCATTGGGTACTTGCTCCAAAACCAGGATATT gctATCACAGTGTCAAATGATGTTACTTtagatatttacaattattatctgACCAACAACTTAATAACTGACAAGGAGAGACTGCAAGCTCTTGGTGACACAATTTGCTTTCCAAATGGTGACTGTATTGACCCAGATGATCCAGGAGTATATCCATTTTCCAAAAAGGAATAA